The Pungitius pungitius chromosome 15, fPunPun2.1, whole genome shotgun sequence nucleotide sequence GAACATCACCCTCTAAGAGCCTCTCTAACACATAAGGCCACTGACTGGAGGCACAATGCTCGCTTTTTCTTTCACCCTCATCCCGACTGCTGACCACGTGGAGAAAGGTATTGAGAGAACGACACGGCCGGGGAGGAATATCATTTTTCACCCACCCTTCTTCGAAGTGTTTTACTGAGGCTCAGAcagaataataaaatgcaatcgAGATTTGACATTAAGTCTGGATGTCGGGTCGCCACAACGAAGCAGTCAAATGTGTATGTCTGAGTTCATTATTGGAAAATAGCTCAGGTATTCCGTTTTAGGACAGTGGAAGTCGAATCATTTAATAAAGAGTTGTCATTGCAAACAGCAGTGATTCCCGCACAATATacaatgattaaaataaaaggaaaaaaaatcgtCTGTAAACGTGCACATTGTTGCGTAGGCTGATCCACAATATGTTGTCAAAAACAGAGAAGGCATAACTGTCATAGTTaccaaacatttcaaaagagagaATATCGTGGTTTTTTAACCAGAACTCTATTGTGCCAACAACGCATTTATCGTGCCATCTCGCCATTATGTTCGCGTGTACGACGCTCACACGGTGTTTTTACACCAATGTTTCCATACAAGCGCAAAATACGGCGCCGGAATGCGCGTCCCCGCTACTGTACGGCGACCTGTTGCACGCCACGCGCGCTCCCACATCATAACAAGTTATGATTCATAAAATATTATGACTTCTCGAAAAAAATACATTCCCGGATGTGCATTTCCCCCACAGGCCGCTCGTCGCCGACACAACCGCTTtgaatatgacaaaaaaaaccaactTACCATGTTTGAAACGATGATTTTTGGCAGCGATATTGTGTAAtgacacgagggggggggggctcagaagCTTAGGCTGGGTGAGATCTGCTCCGTCTCTCAGCCGGGACACTGGCGCAGCAATTCCCTATTCACTCCCAGGGATGCGCAGTCGGACAgacgcatttttttttcttcaattattTATCCCCCCGTCGCAAATCGCGTTTGTTTCTCTTGTGACAAAGGGTCATTGTGCCCGAATGTGTTTACTCGTAGTCCACTGAGAAGCGGGGCGGTGCTGCTCGCCGCACGGGGAGGATTAGGTCCTTTCTTGGCCGTGCgtgctgctcttcctcctttctTTGTATGTGTCGGGGCCTGCGCCCGTCGGGCCTGTCTACGCTCTCTGCGGAACTGTCTGTCCGTCTGGTTAGCAGGCAGGctggctgtctgtctgtctcgctGTCTCCTATAATTAATGGCCCTCGTCGCCAGACGGTCCTCTGGGGGAACAGCGCCCGCGGTTCTACCTCCACATTGGCTCTCAGTGTGCGTCTCACGGAGAGGTGCAGGGCCCCGGCACACACCGATCTGACCTGAGGGGATTCAACAAAGACGGGTGCGTGACATGTGCCACGTGTGGATGTCATCAAGCAatcataattcatattttttatataaattcATAAATTGGGGTCTCAATCAGTGACTTGATTTACTGTCTCAAATGAGACTGAGTCATAAAGGATATAACAGGCAGAATTACCTGAACACAAGCTTTTAGACAAATGCAGGTACTTCTTCACCATCGTCAATGATTTGTTAGGGTATAGAGACTGAAAAGATATGGACGAAAATTGGTCTGGATGCTGTTTACACACCCATGAAGAGCTATAGCCTTCCTCTTGAATGGCGTCTTGACTTTCTTCAAAACACACAGGCCAATGcaaattcatatatatttttcaaagcaAAATTATTATATCTAGCTATTAAATCTATTAAACCTCATGACTTCGTTTGAAGAAATAATTGAATTAACCTAATTCAAGCAACTTAGATCTCATTTGGGGTTATATTTAACTATACATATTGCTGGACCTCAAGAATGACATCAACATTTTAAACTCTGAAGTTGTAAGACAATCGAAACGTTTTGCCAGTATTAGTCTTTTGGCTTGCATGACGGTGTATTGTCAATTTCATCTTGGGAGAATTACTGTAGACTTTTGTTTGCACAAGGTAATTTTTTTTCAAGCTGTCATGTTATACTGATAACATCTGCTTCACAGCTCATTCATTAAAATACCAACCTATCGGAGAATATACATTTAACCCATTAACACCTTTTCTGACAATGACATAATGATTCCAATCAGAACAGCCCATATCACACATCTACAGCAATTCTAATGGCCCAGGCACGGCATCAGgaatgttggacatacatggaatttgacgtggcggttggtgcatgacgggaGACAGTACGGCAATGGACAAcaaacaacgtagtgcaggaataagattaaaatataatgaaatatatgctGTGGGTTAGAAATCTAAAGCCATGGGTTACATTAAACattacaaatagaaataaagtgcaccagccaacagaagcCTACATGCTATAGACACTTCAtgaaaaagaactttgaagaaACTACATCACAGCTCAAATAGTAGATGTTTAACCAGCACACCTGTAAGGAATTGTGAGTGTTTTCACAAAATCCATTAGGTAGGCCTGCATACTGTATTGGTTGCTCAATGGTTGGTAACTGTCAGGGCATTTTGATATTTGCACAAGACAATTCCTCCACCTCCTATTGGGAAGTTCTGCTAAACTGCGTGCGAGGACACTGTGTGCGCTGTGTGCTCCAGTGTTTACTAGGGCAGAAGAAGAGGCCTGATACTTAATTTATCATGTGATCTTGTTGCCTGGACAATTCTCTaacttttacacatttattttcatattcattATAATGATGGGACGTGTAATCACATCAATTGAGCATGTCTCCCCATGTGGCCGACAGAGGCTGTGATCTTTGTGTCAGTAAAGCCACTAGGTGTCTCTCAAATACATCTGTAAAGACAGTTTCTCCAGCCTATGCTCAGAGCCATCTTTAATCATTTCAATTAACTTATGGGTGTGTCAGTGTGAACACAGAGATCTTGGTAGACTGGGATTGATGTTGAAGGGTACAGCACCCCTAAGAAGCCTGTGCAGCATTATTACAGTGATTTTCCAGAGACCTGCAATTGTCCTACTTTGTGTGATGGCCAACGATTTTTGAATTGACACCTCTTGTTTCTAAGCAGTTACACATatcatgtgaaaaaaagatggttCAAAGCTAAGCCACATCACAAGATATATGAGGAAAAACTCCCTATTCGATGCAGTTATGTCTTTAGAACACAGACAGAAAGCTGTCTCTGTCTGGGAAATGTCTAATAGCCCGTCCTGAAAGTCTCATAGGCTCGTCAGAGGTGTTTCACAGCAGGGAAATGCTTCCACTATGTCCCTTATGCTCATCCTAATAGGGTCTATCAAGGGGCTAAGATAGACCATGgcattagtaaaaaaaaactgagaaaTCCCAGCGAAATCCCCTTGTGACCTCCCTGAAACAACAGAGGAAGAAAGGTACTTGTGTCCCCACCACCGGGCCCCCAAATGCTCAACCTGTTCTTTGTGCCATGTCACAGTAATggggaagggaggaggcagACAATGGGGAATGGCAACATGAAGAATGTGGTGAGGATCAGGTTGACATTGTCCAAAGAGGAGTAAGACAGTGAGAAGGTCTGTGTGCTGTAACCCACGGGACAGATGGAGATCCCTCCTTCTTGAGTTGACACAGGAGAGTGTAGCAGGCCAGCAGACTTTAGGAAGTACAaggaattacattacatgtcgtttagctgacgcttttatccaaagagacttaagtgcatttcaaccatagagatacaaacttagaagaacaagaaacaagaaagtgcaatttcctcaaataagccgttttacaacttgttatagataagagccattataagtacaatttaagtgataGAATTTGTTAGTATTTTTATTCGAGGTATAGTCAGAAGAGgggtgtctttagtttgcggcggaagatgtgatggctctctgcggtcctgatgtcatcagaaagctcattccaccatttaggagccaggacagaaaAGAGTCGCGATCGTgccgagtgttttgctctcagagagggaggaacgagCAGCTTGGCAGAGCGGCGTGTGCAGGTTGGGGCTCATCACATACTGTCCCTTCCTGCTAGGCAACAAAAAACATATAAACTGTGAAGTTATTCACTGTCATCTGGTCGTGTAGTGAGAAGGTTTAGGCAACCTTTTTATAAGAAAGAGGGAAGTTTATATTTAGTTATATTTTAAGCAAGCAGTGCATTtatgacacagaaaaaacagtAACATTTTATCTTGCCCAACAGGCAAGGATTAAATCTACCATACAAACACTATACATACAATTAACGTTTTTGGCTTAATGTCATGTTTATTagtacattttttgtaaaacaagTATTGCAAATGTACACATCCAGATGGCTCGCTTAGCATAAACACAAAGTTGCGGTTGTTTGTACAACATTTCATGACAATCATCCAACAGCTGTTGAAATGGATCACTCAAAACTTTATAAGAGGGAAATTGAAGTAATCTGTACAGCAGTCGCAAATAAGTGAACTTCAAGCTCTCTACATGCAGTGGATTCCCTGCAGCTTCCATGATTACTGTGTTGCTTTTTACCTGTAGCGTTTGATAATTACTTACTCACAAAATCAGcctgaagttgtgtttgtgatttTCAAAGGCTCTGAAAAAAATACGAGCCTCTCAGATATGTGAAATTGTACATTCAATGGTTTTGGTCACATCAGTTACATTGCAAAGAAAGTAAAAgcaaactgtcacggtttgggttctgaGAGTTATCGTGCccttggaggggggagggggggtcggtcCCTTGAGCGTTTTTTGATTTTTGGACTTCTGGATTTTGGctttattaaaagttacttttgTTGGAACCAGTCGTGACACAAACCAGCGTGTGGTGGTGGTACGTGTCCCAATAGAGCAAGAGTCTGAAGAGCAAGAGACATTTACCACAGACTGAACAAACATTTTGGTTTCCTTCCTCTCCCAATGTAATATGGTATGCGATAAATGGGAGCATTGCTATACAGTTTAAAAGATGAGCATAAAACTGCATAAAAAATGAACTGATGTTGGGTTTGAATGGTGAAGTCTCCTGAGAAGACAGTTAACCTAATAATCCACACCCTGACCCCTTCTCAGGGTCATGTGATCTCTCTGAGTCCCGCACCGCCAGGGGGGAGGTGGATCTGTTGGGATTAGCCTCCACAGTCAACAAaccggtcacacacacacacacacacacacacacacaacactcacTGATGGCTACAGGCTGCAAACACCAGACCACCAGCAGGTAAGAAATCCTACTTCTGTTTTTATTGAGATTCTCAGTTGATATGAACACGCACTTGAGCTGGCGGTTAAAGCAAAAGAGGAGCACGTGTGCAGTGTCATTCAGAGCAGCAAGCTGTCAAGGATGATCTCCTGATCCCCTTTGAATGGGTTTGACTCAAGTCAATCTAGAGTCAGTGTTGCAGCCCTTTACCCTCAGTGTGATAATCAGCAAGGCATATTTTTCCACAAACTGTTCACATCCTTCCCTCTCTCAGGTAGAGAGGTGTTACTTTTGGCCAACCGCTGTTCATTTTCCCCATTACTATTCTATTCATAGATCAGGCTAAGAAAAAGCCCATGGGATAGGATTACTTCTCAGAGTGCACGCTTGGTGTGGAGAAGGGACTTGCCACCAGCTGATTTCCTGCATCATGTAACTTGGTCAAATGCTGTCTCTCATTTGGTGTGTGATGGTGGCACATAgagtagtgtgatgtgctgggagctgcaaggttggtggtttgaatcccaactgccccatgtgccgtgtcgaagtgtccctgagcaagtcacccaacccctaactgctccccaggcaaaaatgtaacgcatgggttataatgcaatgtaagtcgctttggataaaagcgtcagcttaatgaTGTAATTGAATGTGTTGATATGGTTACATCTCCTCCATGTACAGCTACTGACTGCCATGCAATGTGTTTTGATACCTCTCTTACCTGCTGTTTATTTAAAAGCATTGCGTGACACATACATCAGAGACCCTTCATCGGCTCACCATGGCATCCATGGAGGAGGAGCTCACCTGCTCTGTGTGCCGGGACTCCTTCAGCCAAGCCCACCCCCTGCCCTGCGGACACAGCTTCTGTCCCGCCTGCATCCGCGAGGCCTGGGGCGGCAAGGGCAAGGGCAAAGGTCGCTTTACCTGCCCCCAGTGTCAGGAGGAGCACGGCGAGGTGCTGTGTGACTGCTGCCCTCCCGCCGCCGATAACGGACAACCCCCGTCGGCTGTCAAGACCTGCCTGAGGTGTGAGGTGTCCTTGTGTGCCGCGCACCTCCGGCCCCACCTGGAGAGGCCGGCGTTCAGCAATCACCTGTTGGTGGACCCGCTCGGGGACCTCTCCCAGCGAAGGTGcccgacacacacagagatactGCGTTACTACTGCGCCGACGACAGGATGTATGTGTGCGGTGACTGTCTGCTGGACGGAGCCCATGCTGAGCACAAAGTTAAGGCGCTgaggcaggtggaggaggacctgaAGGTCAGCTGGAGCACTAGAGGTGTTTGTTGACGTGTGTTTGTGGCACGAGTGTGTGTTCTCATATATGCGTGTGTGAATGCGCAGGTCATACTCCAGACCCTGCTCAGCAAAGCAAAGGAGAAGCTGAAAGATGGAGAGCGAATCCTCCAAGAGCACGAGAGTTTCGATTCCAACATGGCTGTGAGTAAGAGCATCAAACCTGCATGGACAGTGCAACATAATGACCCCCTCAGTAGATGGGTTTTCCAATGGATCAGCTGTTCCGATTATGTCTCAACCACTCACTGATCCGGCACCAAAGCGACTACTTCTCTTAAATGTTTTCAGGACGCGCTGAAGCAGGACAACACCCAGGTGGAGCGGCTGGGCTTGGACCTGCAGGTCCAGGTGATGAGGCTGGTGATCGCCCTGAGGGAGATCaccaggagggagagacagcagGTCGTAGAGCGCGTGCACGAAGACTGCTCCAAGGTGCGAAGCGAGATGAGCCAGGCGCTGAGCATCCAGCACTACCTGGCCTCGCTGCTGGCAGAGACGGACCCTTTCCTGCTCATCTGGGTGAGAGTAAAATTAGAATGGAATGAACCCCCACATTTGGCTTAGGGTGTGCTTAGCAGAATCATTTAACGCCTCTGGATCAGTTCTCTTTTAGCAGAGGAAGGCGTTGGTGGAGACCGAAAAGATATTCAAGGCTTTGGTACTAAAGGGCACATAGtcaatttttgtttttcaaaaagagGTCCACTGTCCAGTTTCTAACCCACAGACTACATTGTCGTGAAACAGCTCCTTGTTGTAGTACTTTTAGAGTCCAAGCTATACTGCAGAGCAATAAGAAGACATATTGTTGAAAACGTTGTATAAGCTCAGTCCCCAGATGGACCTAGTTATTTGTTAAATAATACAAAGTGAGATTGGAAATTCTTTCATTCCTCAAGTCATGTTTTTCTCAGCTATCCTTGACTCTTCTTTCCACAGGCCTTTCAATCCGATGACACAAAGTAAGTCTAAAACACATCaatgtgtgggtgggtgtggttGTGCGTGGTTGTGTGTGCACAGCCTTTATACAAATAAGACAATGGGCCACAGAGGGAGAACATATTGAACCAATGAATATAATTATTTCACTTCACAAGAAGCCTCTCACCTGTAGGTGCCTTCCTCCTGCAGCATGTGTCGTGCTCTTGTATTCTAGGTTAGTAGCCGATCTGAACAACCCACCCTTCATCCCCGACCCCGTCAGTCTGGACAGGAAACACATCTTGGAGGACATAGAGAGCAAGTATCGAGATTTCATCACCGGCACCCTGCGTTGCCTCAGTGAACTCAAGAGGGAGCTCTGTGAGTGGCAAATGGGGGACACACACCCAACCCGTTCATTTAACTAAACTGTTTAAGAGTTAGATAATAACACTACATTATTCAGATCGAAATAACCTGTTTTGGTTCCCCGTCACGCAGTAAGCAGTCCCCTGACCCTGGACACTAACACAGCCCATCCTCTGGTGAGCATCTCTGAGGACCTTCGCTCGGCGGCGCGGGTCAAAAGCCGCCTGCCCTACGGCGCCCACCCCGAACGGTTTGACCATTGGCCGCAGGTCCTCACCGCCCAGACCATCACCTCTGGGACTCACTACTGGGAGCTGGAGGCTCAGGGGTTCTGGGATATTGGCATCTGCTATCGAAGTATTGGACGGAAGGGGAAAGAGGGCAATGCTTTTGGGAACAACAAGGTATTCCTttcaagaaaatgaaaagaggatAAGAACCTTTGCATTAGGGAAGCAATATTGAATAATCCCACACGGTGGCAGTAGACTTATCCATTGATTCAGCTGTAccttcaaaaggaaaaaaaaacatgtggcttgattaaaatacttttgaatCTCCAGGTGTCATGGAGCTTGACGCAGCAGCATGACAGGAGGCTGGCCGCCTGGCACAACCGCAGGAAGACCCGCCTCGCGTGCCAAATGACTGGCAACCGAGTTGGCGTCGCCGTGGACTACGCCGCAGGTACCATCACCTTCTCCGAGGTGGGGCCGTCGAACAACCTGAGCCACCTCCACACTTTCTCCGCCACGTTCACTCAGCCGCTGTGCTTGGGCTTCGGACTCTACAAAGCTGAGCTCAACAGTCACATCTCTATCGCCAAAgtctgaggaagagaaaaggacCCTGACAAGCGCTGTGCTGGTTTAACTTAGATTAAGCAGTGTCAAGACAAAGTGCTGTCGATTGGTTACTCGACTCGAAATCACACAACCTGCAACTTTGAGCCTCTGACGTTTTTCTCCTCTTAcatctcctcatcttcctccatAAAGTGACAAAACCATATTTCCTAAAACTGTAATCAAGTCATATTGGCATGGAGATATGGAGATATCCGAGAATAGCACATTCACTGAGCAAATATGACTCGATCCTAGCTGGACAGCCAATGAAAAAGCTCctttgaaaaagaacaaaaatatgttttggtaACACAATTGCTAGATTGTTGTTCATGTGCTTTTCATTCCACAAAACTGCAGATGATTGTTGTGATAACAATGCTGAAGAAAGGAGTAATAAACTGTGTGGGTTACTGGACACTAACTCTTCCCATCCTTTGCTTAAGCATCTCACACCTGATGATAGAGATCAGGTGTCCCTTCATGTGTATATGCTATTAATTAAGCAACTTAAGTCAACAGCGATGTACACGGGGCAGTGCAACAAAAAGGTGTCACTGATTTGATTTTATAGGGAAAACAAGGAAAACAGCTGCCAATCATGTACTATCTTTGCTATTTGATGCAGCTCAAAGAGCCAATTATTACaccattttctttatttctctgtAAAGGTGAGTGGGTGGATGTAACATAGCGGGTGAGAAAGAAGCAGAGGGAaagggtgtgaggggggggggggggcggaggagagagagagagagagagagagagacaaggggAGAGAGACTGAGCGATATGAGCATACTCCGGTTTGGTTGCGATCACACTGACTCCCAGACTGCTGTGCCGGGAAATAATGTGATGTGGGATTTTTGACCGTACATTGCAACTCCATCTGGGACATGGAATACAGGATTCATCAGAAGGAAACAGGTGATCATCTTATTTGTTTTCACTTAAAATGCTAGCATTGCACTGCAGTGCATGTGTAGTTTATCCTAGAGCACTTGATTAAAGGTGAACTGCTGATTATTTTCAAATTTGACGCCTTCCCTAACAAAATAGCAGGTAAGTTTGTGCGTGATGAGTTTAGGTAGTATTCAAGTCAACACCTGCTGTCGCTCATCTTGGTAAACAAGAAATGGTTGGAAATTCAATAAAAGAGTCAGTttagtatatgtatatatatacacacacacacttaatggcATCTACTGAGCTAAATATTTCCAAGctgatttaatatttaattattttgagtAAAACAGAGTGGCTGCTACATTCAGAAATGGAATAAAGAAACATACTAAACATGGatgttgttttttatgtgtACTTACTATAATTTTTTCCCATGTGAGAAACAAAAGCAcaagtgagaggaagagagtgtgtgagtgtgtgtgtgtgtgtgtgtgtgtgtgtgtgtgtgtgtgtgtgtgtgtgtggtgtctaCGGGAATTTGTGttgatcaggggggggggggggttgtgtaaaAGGCAGATGGTCACTCAGTGGAGTTGTTCCCCCTCACACTCTCTTTCTTGCTCCCTCCTGGGTCCTGCATCCTTTCCCTGTCATCTCTCCAGAATCTTACctcatctgttttgttttttttgtccctcgCCTCTCATCAGCATCTTTCACCGCCCCGTCCTTGcccccatctccatctccatctgccAAAGTCTGAACTCTGGATCTTTGCTCACTTTGCAAAGCTTTTCTGCTCTTTTGACAGCTACTTCTCTTCTGCCTCCTTGTCAGGTTTTTTGCTGAAGAAATCAACTTGAAAATACCCAgagactttctttttttgtatttgtgattGTCATTCTGGCTCCAGCTGACACAGCACGTAGGACGCTCGAGAGCATTGGGACTTGTCGggggcaaaaaagaaaactagaaGGACAGAAGGAAAGGGAATGATTGACAGCCACAGCAAATGAAAAATTTTGAATATACTTTGTGAATATTTTTTGGAGATACATCAGTTGGTTGGGTGCATATTATTGTACTTTGGCTTCTACCAGTCAAAACTGCCCAGAGGGTTTAAATTTAGAACATTTGACAATTAGTTTCACTGTAGCATGCTTTTTTTCATGTCAAGTTGTCCAAAGTGACGCTTCGCCACTGTAGAATCGATCCCAGATATTTGACCACACATCCCACGTTCAGCCATGCACCCTAGTTCAGCGACCTTTCACCTCCCCATGCTGTTGGCTGTGCTCTTGTTGTGGGGGCCGATGGAGTCTAGGGGCCAGAATGACACCGAGCCCATCATCCTGGAAGGGAAATGCTTGGTCGTGTGCGACTCCACTCCTTCGTCAGAACCCGGCGGTAACGCCCTGGGCATGTCGGTCCGCTCCGGCTCCGGCCGGGTGGCCTTCTCCGCCAGCCGCCAGACCAACCACGAGCCCACTGACATGAGCAACCGCACCATGATCATCTACTTCGACAATGTGAGCATGCCACTGCTTT carries:
- the trim110 gene encoding E3 ubiquitin/ISG15 ligase TRIM25 encodes the protein MASMEEELTCSVCRDSFSQAHPLPCGHSFCPACIREAWGGKGKGKGRFTCPQCQEEHGEVLCDCCPPAADNGQPPSAVKTCLRCEVSLCAAHLRPHLERPAFSNHLLVDPLGDLSQRRCPTHTEILRYYCADDRMYVCGDCLLDGAHAEHKVKALRQVEEDLKVILQTLLSKAKEKLKDGERILQEHESFDSNMADALKQDNTQVERLGLDLQVQVMRLVIALREITRRERQQVVERVHEDCSKVRSEMSQALSIQHYLASLLAETDPFLLIWAFQSDDTKLVADLNNPPFIPDPVSLDRKHILEDIESKYRDFITGTLRCLSELKRELLSSPLTLDTNTAHPLVSISEDLRSAARVKSRLPYGAHPERFDHWPQVLTAQTITSGTHYWELEAQGFWDIGICYRSIGRKGKEGNAFGNNKVSWSLTQQHDRRLAAWHNRRKTRLACQMTGNRVGVAVDYAAGTITFSEVGPSNNLSHLHTFSATFTQPLCLGFGLYKAELNSHISIAKV